In Nonomuraea sp. NBC_00507, the following are encoded in one genomic region:
- a CDS encoding helix-turn-helix transcriptional regulator produces MQRDQLADFLRRRREAIRPAEVGLPDSPRRRTSGLRREEVAMLAGMSVDYVVRLEQGRSSQPSAQLLAALARALRLSDDERDHLFHLAGHRPPPADGVARLARAGLMRMLDLLGDTPAVVLSDLGEVLAQNRAAVLLTSDLTGLSGDRRYIVYRWFTDPATRAVHPPEEQEHQARQLVADLRAAVGRRSGDPTVAGLVDRLQAASADFRRLWAEHEVAVRRASRKTLLNSRVGRMVMNCETLVTPDQRQQLLVFTPADAETRERLELLRVLGIEEFPSSARRATSAPPNSTQRTR; encoded by the coding sequence ATGCAACGTGACCAGCTCGCCGACTTCCTGCGCCGCCGCCGCGAGGCGATCCGTCCGGCCGAGGTGGGCCTCCCCGACAGCCCCCGCCGCCGCACGAGCGGCCTGCGCCGGGAAGAGGTGGCGATGCTCGCCGGCATGTCGGTGGACTATGTGGTACGCCTCGAGCAGGGCCGCAGCAGTCAGCCCTCGGCCCAGCTGCTCGCCGCGCTGGCCCGGGCGTTGCGCCTGTCGGACGATGAGCGCGACCACCTGTTCCACCTGGCCGGCCACCGGCCCCCGCCCGCCGACGGGGTGGCTCGCCTGGCCCGCGCCGGCCTGATGCGCATGCTCGACCTGCTCGGCGACACCCCGGCCGTGGTGCTGTCCGACCTGGGGGAGGTCCTCGCCCAGAACCGGGCGGCCGTCCTGCTGACGAGCGACCTCACCGGCCTCTCCGGCGACCGGCGCTACATCGTCTACCGCTGGTTCACCGACCCCGCAACCCGCGCCGTCCACCCGCCCGAGGAGCAGGAACATCAGGCCCGTCAGCTCGTGGCCGACCTGCGCGCGGCCGTCGGCCGCAGGTCAGGCGACCCCACGGTCGCCGGACTCGTCGACCGTCTGCAGGCCGCCAGCGCCGACTTCCGCCGGCTCTGGGCCGAGCACGAGGTGGCGGTCCGGCGCGCCAGCCGCAAGACCCTGCTGAACTCGCGGGTGGGCCGCATGGTGATGAACTGCGAGACCCTGGTCACCCCGGACCAGCGTCAGCAACTGCTGGTGTTCACGCCGGCGGACGCCGAGACCCGCGAGCGGCTGGAGCTGCTGCGGGTGCTCGGCATCGAGGAGTTCCCCTCAAGCGCCCGCCGCGCCACGTCCGCACCGCCGAACTCGACGCAACGAACGCGGTGA
- a CDS encoding aldo/keto reductase, with protein sequence MQLRTLGRTGPAVSALGLGAMGMSGGYGAADRAESIATVHASLEAGLTLIDTGDFYAMGHNELLLAEALRGRDRDGYVLSVKFGQLRGPGRELGGQDGRPEAVKNFLAYSLTRLGTDHIDIYRPARLDPAVPIEETVGAIKEMVDAGYVRHIGLSEVDAATIRRAHAVHPIADLQIEYSLISRAVEAEVLPTLRELGIGLTAYGVLGHGLLSGHWRAGHIAGPGDMRATSPRFSSGNVEHNLALVDALRRIAEAKGCTVAQLAMAWVAAQGEDIVPLVGARTRERLAEALPAIDLNLTADDLADIEKAVPLGSARGDRYPSAFMSNLGVGN encoded by the coding sequence ATGCAGCTACGAACCCTGGGTCGCACGGGACCGGCCGTTTCCGCGCTGGGCCTGGGTGCGATGGGCATGTCGGGCGGTTACGGCGCGGCCGACCGCGCGGAGAGCATCGCCACCGTGCACGCCTCACTGGAGGCCGGCCTCACGCTGATCGACACCGGCGACTTCTACGCCATGGGCCACAACGAGTTGCTGCTCGCCGAGGCGCTGCGCGGCCGGGATCGCGACGGCTACGTGCTGAGTGTCAAGTTCGGCCAGCTGCGGGGGCCGGGCCGCGAGCTCGGCGGGCAGGACGGCCGTCCCGAGGCGGTGAAGAACTTCCTGGCCTACTCACTGACCCGGCTGGGCACCGACCACATCGACATCTACCGTCCCGCGCGGCTGGACCCTGCGGTCCCGATCGAGGAGACGGTGGGCGCGATCAAGGAGATGGTCGACGCCGGGTACGTGCGGCACATCGGGCTCTCGGAGGTCGATGCGGCGACGATCCGCCGGGCACACGCCGTGCACCCGATCGCCGACCTGCAGATCGAGTACTCACTGATCTCCCGCGCGGTGGAGGCCGAGGTTCTGCCCACACTGCGGGAGCTCGGCATCGGCCTGACCGCGTACGGCGTCCTCGGCCACGGCCTCCTCTCCGGGCACTGGAGGGCCGGCCACATCGCCGGACCCGGCGACATGCGCGCCACCAGCCCGCGCTTCTCCAGCGGGAACGTGGAACACAACCTCGCCCTCGTGGACGCCCTGCGCCGGATCGCCGAGGCGAAGGGCTGCACCGTCGCTCAGCTGGCCATGGCCTGGGTGGCCGCACAGGGCGAGGACATCGTGCCGCTGGTCGGCGCGCGCACCCGCGAGCGGCTCGCCGAGGCGCTGCCCGCGATCGACCTGAACCTCACCGCGGACGACCTCGCCGACATCGAGAAGGCGGTGCCGCTGGGCTCGGCGCGCGGCGACCGATACCCGTCCGCGTTCATGTCCAACCTCGGCGTGGGCAACTGA
- a CDS encoding UDP-N-acetylglucosamine--N-acetylmuramyl-(pentapeptide) pyrophosphoryl-undecaprenol N-acetylglucosamine transferase yields the protein MSRTLRLLITGGGTGGHTYPALTTLSAIQRRQIPHDVLWVGTAGGLEARITAEHGIPFKAITTGKLRRRPNLKELGTNIADVFRIPVGVCQAIGHAARYLPDVVLSTGGYVAVPIGVAAKLIRRPLVMHEQTTVVGLANRILARLATRIALSHESSLEHLPASARKRAVVTGNPVRPELLQGNRAAAYDLFGLTFEVPLIYVTGGAQGSRQINTLIAEILPRLLPHAQVVHQCGPAWIEQMRAVEVPADLADRYHPVPYVGGELADLFAAADVVIARSGAGTVSELTAIGKPAVLIPLIPTGGDEQRKNAAYLASAGAAQALLEPHPTAEQLLAELMPLLADPGLRQAMGQAAAKLGRVDAADALCDLLLETARVQTV from the coding sequence ATGTCACGAACCCTGCGACTGTTGATCACCGGCGGCGGCACCGGTGGCCACACCTATCCGGCCTTGACCACCCTGTCGGCCATCCAGCGGCGGCAGATACCGCACGACGTGCTCTGGGTGGGCACCGCCGGCGGCCTGGAGGCCAGGATCACGGCCGAGCACGGCATCCCGTTCAAGGCGATCACCACGGGGAAGCTCCGCCGCCGCCCGAACCTCAAGGAGCTGGGCACCAACATCGCCGACGTGTTCCGCATCCCGGTCGGGGTCTGCCAGGCGATCGGGCACGCGGCCCGCTACCTGCCCGACGTGGTGTTGTCCACTGGGGGTTACGTGGCGGTGCCCATCGGGGTCGCGGCCAAGCTGATCAGGCGGCCGCTGGTCATGCACGAACAGACGACCGTCGTGGGGCTGGCCAACCGGATCCTCGCCAGGCTGGCCACTAGGATCGCGTTGTCGCACGAGTCGTCGCTGGAGCACTTGCCCGCCTCGGCCAGGAAGCGGGCCGTGGTGACGGGCAACCCGGTCCGGCCCGAGCTGCTGCAGGGCAACCGGGCGGCGGCGTACGACCTGTTCGGGCTGACGTTCGAGGTGCCGCTGATCTACGTCACGGGGGGCGCGCAGGGCAGCAGGCAGATCAACACGCTGATCGCGGAGATCCTGCCGCGGCTGCTGCCGCATGCGCAGGTCGTGCACCAGTGCGGTCCCGCCTGGATCGAGCAGATGCGGGCCGTCGAGGTGCCCGCCGACCTGGCCGACCGCTACCACCCGGTGCCGTACGTGGGCGGCGAGCTGGCCGACCTGTTCGCCGCCGCCGACGTGGTGATCGCGCGGAGCGGGGCGGGCACGGTGTCGGAGCTGACTGCGATCGGCAAACCCGCGGTGCTGATCCCGTTGATCCCGACCGGGGGTGACGAGCAGCGCAAGAACGCGGCTTACCTGGCCTCGGCGGGGGCGGCGCAGGCGCTGCTCGAGCCGCATCCGACGGCCGAGCAGCTGCTGGCCGAGTTGATGCCGCTGCTGGCCGACCCGGGCTTGCGGCAGGCGATGGGACAGGCGGCGGCCAAGCTGGGCCGCGTGGACGCCGCCGACGCGCTGTGCGACCTGCTGCTGGAGACGGCCAGGGTCCAGACGGTCTAG
- a CDS encoding aromatic-ring hydroxylase C-terminal domain-containing protein produces the protein MPVRVHVQPRRGQLNPPSRRDPLRRAWEARARRPYAGPATPGLPAAILVRPDGYVAWASDDRTDLAAQAKAAVARGFSAEPVSRA, from the coding sequence ATACCCGTCCGCGTTCATGTCCAACCTCGGCGTGGGCAACTGAACCCGCCTTCCCGGCGGGACCCGCTCCGGCGTGCCTGGGAGGCGAGAGCGCGCAGGCCGTACGCGGGCCCGGCCACTCCCGGCCTGCCCGCGGCGATCCTCGTCCGCCCCGACGGCTACGTGGCCTGGGCGAGCGACGACCGCACGGACCTGGCGGCCCAGGCGAAGGCGGCGGTGGCACGCGGCTTTTCGGCCGAGCCGGTGTCCCGCGCCTGA
- a CDS encoding sensor histidine kinase: MKTIAQACVMAVAVFSSTVMAYGNQPDARPLDLLGYVLLGATVLGLAWLPDRPVAVLVVCTGAAVAVFALGYPLSLWAVPPLIAVFAAIAAGKRLAGWAGATVLVAVPGAVLVVRWEVEVAVAVLVWALLVLAAAQPAEASRARRAYTEEVERRAAYAERTREEEALRRAQEERLRVARELHDVTSHTVSVIALHAAVAAEAVDRAGGPPEAAAALQVIRTSSRQALAEMKSVLGVLRPGTGAPAAGPPGPGRLSPADLHDGRHPMPGSAQLPALLRTAGLPVHLDVEGEQRPLPPAADLTVYRVVQEALTNTIRHAGATTAAVTLTYETGAVTVRVDDDGNGSNAPRGHGLTGMAERVAAVGGLLTTGNAPTGGFRVTARLPA, translated from the coding sequence GTGAAGACGATTGCCCAGGCGTGCGTGATGGCGGTGGCGGTCTTCTCCTCGACGGTCATGGCCTACGGCAACCAGCCGGACGCCAGGCCGCTCGACCTGCTCGGCTACGTGCTACTCGGCGCGACGGTGCTCGGGCTGGCCTGGCTGCCGGATCGGCCCGTGGCGGTGCTGGTGGTGTGCACGGGCGCGGCGGTGGCCGTCTTCGCCCTGGGCTACCCCTTGTCGTTGTGGGCGGTGCCCCCGCTGATCGCCGTGTTCGCGGCCATCGCCGCCGGCAAGCGGCTGGCCGGATGGGCCGGAGCGACGGTGCTCGTGGCGGTGCCCGGTGCGGTCCTGGTCGTGCGGTGGGAAGTGGAGGTCGCGGTCGCGGTCCTCGTCTGGGCGCTGCTCGTGCTGGCCGCGGCCCAGCCGGCGGAGGCGTCGCGGGCCCGGCGCGCCTACACCGAGGAGGTGGAGCGCCGGGCCGCGTACGCCGAGCGCACCCGCGAGGAGGAGGCGCTGCGGCGCGCCCAGGAGGAGCGGCTGCGGGTCGCCAGAGAGCTGCACGACGTCACCTCGCACACGGTGTCGGTGATCGCATTGCACGCCGCCGTGGCCGCCGAGGCCGTGGACCGTGCCGGAGGGCCGCCTGAGGCCGCCGCCGCGCTCCAGGTCATCCGCACCTCCAGCCGGCAGGCCCTGGCGGAGATGAAGTCCGTGCTCGGCGTCCTGCGCCCCGGGACCGGCGCACCCGCCGCCGGTCCGCCGGGTCCGGGACGCCTGTCGCCGGCCGATCTCCACGACGGGCGGCACCCCATGCCCGGCTCCGCGCAGCTGCCCGCGCTCCTGCGGACCGCCGGCCTCCCCGTACACCTGGACGTCGAGGGCGAGCAGCGGCCGCTCCCGCCTGCCGCCGACCTGACCGTCTACCGTGTCGTCCAGGAAGCCCTGACCAACACCATCAGGCACGCGGGCGCCACCACTGCGGCGGTCACGCTGACCTACGAGACCGGAGCGGTGACCGTCCGGGTGGACGACGACGGCAACGGGAGCAACGCGCCACGCGGGCACGGCCTGACCGGCATGGCCGAGCGGGTCGCCGCCGTGGGCGGCCTGCTCACCACCGGGAACGCCCCCACCGGCGGCTTCCGCGTCACCGCCCGGTTACCCGCATGA
- a CDS encoding response regulator transcription factor, whose protein sequence is MITVLLADDQPLVRAGLRALLDTEEDLTVVGEAGDGAEAVRMARRLQPDVVLMDIRMPEVDGLQATRTLAGDGVRVVVVTTFDLDEYVYEALRSGASGFLVKDAEPAEIRHAVRVAARGDALLSPGVTRRLIEEFTARPAGLDADRLAALTGREREVLTGVARGLTNTQIAERLFMSPLTVKTHVNRMMAKLGVHDRAQLVVIGYETGLVRPGDHPG, encoded by the coding sequence ATGATCACGGTCCTGCTGGCCGACGACCAGCCCCTCGTACGGGCAGGATTGCGAGCCCTGCTGGACACCGAGGAGGATCTGACCGTGGTCGGCGAGGCCGGCGACGGCGCGGAGGCGGTGCGGATGGCCCGCCGGCTCCAGCCGGACGTGGTGCTGATGGACATCCGCATGCCCGAGGTCGACGGCCTCCAGGCCACGAGGACGCTGGCCGGGGACGGCGTGCGGGTCGTCGTGGTCACGACCTTCGACCTGGACGAGTACGTGTACGAGGCGCTCCGCTCGGGAGCCAGCGGCTTCCTGGTGAAGGACGCGGAACCGGCCGAGATCCGGCACGCCGTGCGGGTGGCGGCCCGGGGCGACGCCCTGCTCTCACCCGGCGTCACGCGGCGGCTGATCGAGGAGTTCACCGCGCGGCCCGCCGGCCTGGACGCCGACCGGCTGGCCGCGCTGACCGGCCGCGAACGCGAGGTCCTCACCGGGGTCGCCCGCGGCCTGACCAACACCCAGATCGCCGAGCGGCTCTTCATGAGCCCCCTCACGGTCAAGACCCACGTCAACCGGATGATGGCCAAGCTCGGCGTACACGACAGGGCCCAACTGGTCGTCATCGGCTATGAGACCGGCCTCGTGCGCCCCGGCGACCATCCCGGGTGA
- a CDS encoding formylglycine-generating enzyme family protein, giving the protein MVRVPGGTFLMGGSDPDGRPEDGEGPVREVRLDPFMIDPACVTNAQFATFVKETGYVTEAERIGWSFVFRQFVAGGVMDATVPGAPWWAGVEGATWRSPEGPGSSIGDRQNHPVVHVSWHDATAYAVWAGKRLPTEAEWEMAARGGLEQKRFPWGDELAPSGRPRCNIWQGRFPTAPSRGTMPVKSFQPNGYGLYNVSGNVWEWTADWWATTWEPRADNPAGPAEGTAKVIRGGSYMCHDSYCNRYRVAARTANTPDSSTGHTGFRCAAIV; this is encoded by the coding sequence ATGGTGCGCGTTCCCGGCGGGACGTTCCTCATGGGCGGGAGCGACCCGGACGGCCGGCCCGAGGACGGCGAGGGCCCGGTCAGGGAGGTGCGGCTCGACCCGTTCATGATCGATCCGGCATGTGTGACGAACGCCCAGTTCGCCACGTTCGTCAAGGAGACCGGATACGTCACCGAGGCTGAGCGGATCGGCTGGTCGTTCGTGTTCCGGCAGTTCGTCGCGGGCGGCGTGATGGACGCGACCGTGCCGGGCGCGCCGTGGTGGGCGGGCGTGGAGGGTGCCACCTGGCGCTCCCCCGAGGGCCCGGGGTCGTCGATCGGCGACCGGCAGAACCACCCGGTCGTGCACGTGTCGTGGCACGACGCCACCGCCTACGCCGTGTGGGCGGGCAAGCGGCTGCCGACCGAGGCGGAGTGGGAGATGGCGGCCCGCGGCGGGCTGGAGCAGAAGCGGTTTCCGTGGGGCGACGAGCTCGCCCCCAGCGGGCGGCCGCGGTGCAACATCTGGCAGGGTCGCTTCCCGACCGCGCCGAGCCGGGGCACGATGCCGGTCAAGTCGTTCCAGCCGAACGGATACGGCCTGTACAACGTGTCCGGCAACGTGTGGGAGTGGACCGCCGACTGGTGGGCCACGACGTGGGAGCCGCGCGCCGACAACCCGGCCGGACCCGCCGAGGGGACGGCGAAGGTGATCCGCGGCGGCTCGTACATGTGCCACGATTCCTACTGCAACCGCTACCGGGTGGCGGCCCGCACGGCCAACACACCGGACTCCTCGACCGGGCACACGGGTTTCCGCTGTGCGGCCATAGTCTGA